Proteins encoded by one window of Flavobacterium sp. N502540:
- the glf gene encoding UDP-galactopyranose mutase, translated as MKKQYDYLIIGSGLYGSVFAHEAKKAGKKCLVIDKRDHIGGNVYCENIEGINVHKYGAHIFHTNDKAIWDYVNQFVEFNNFTNSPMSLSKGKMYNLPFNMNTFYQLWGTKTPQEAKAKIEEQVATYGVKDPKNLEEQALSLVGKDIYDYFIKEYTEKQWGRKATELPAFIIKRLPVRFTFDNNYFNDTYQGIPIGGYNKLIDKLLEGIEVVTNTNYFSDRTKFDGLADKIVYSGKIDEYFDYKLGVLEYRSLQFDNEVLDTDNFQGNAVVNYNDASYPFTRIIEHKHFEFGKQSKTVITKEYPCEWNPSNEAFYPINDAKNQALFEEYKKLSLEEKNVIFGGRLSEYRYYDMHQIIAIALKRSKTELNND; from the coding sequence ATGAAAAAGCAATATGACTATTTAATAATTGGATCAGGTCTCTATGGCAGCGTGTTCGCTCACGAAGCAAAAAAAGCAGGAAAAAAATGCCTGGTAATTGACAAAAGAGACCATATAGGAGGAAATGTATATTGCGAGAATATCGAAGGAATTAATGTTCATAAATATGGTGCACATATATTTCATACCAACGATAAGGCGATATGGGATTATGTAAATCAATTTGTTGAATTCAACAACTTTACCAATTCTCCGATGTCACTCTCTAAAGGTAAGATGTACAATTTACCTTTTAACATGAATACTTTCTACCAACTTTGGGGAACTAAAACACCTCAGGAAGCTAAAGCAAAAATAGAGGAGCAAGTAGCTACTTATGGAGTAAAAGACCCTAAAAATCTTGAAGAACAAGCGCTAAGCCTTGTCGGCAAAGACATCTACGATTATTTTATAAAAGAATATACTGAAAAACAGTGGGGAAGAAAAGCTACTGAACTACCCGCTTTTATCATAAAAAGACTTCCGGTTAGATTCACATTTGACAATAACTATTTCAACGACACTTATCAAGGAATCCCTATTGGTGGTTACAATAAATTAATTGACAAATTATTAGAAGGAATTGAAGTGGTAACCAATACCAATTACTTTTCAGACCGAACAAAATTTGACGGACTTGCTGATAAAATTGTGTATTCCGGAAAGATTGACGAGTATTTCGATTACAAATTAGGAGTTTTGGAATACAGATCTCTACAATTTGACAACGAAGTTCTTGATACTGACAATTTTCAAGGAAATGCTGTCGTTAATTACAACGACGCCAGCTATCCTTTTACCCGAATAATTGAGCACAAACATTTTGAATTTGGCAAACAAAGCAAAACGGTTATTACAAAAGAATATCCATGCGAATGGAACCCGTCTAATGAAGCGTTTTATCCTATAAACGATGCTAAAAATCAAGCCTTGTTTGAAGAGTACAAAAAACTGTCTTTAGAAGAAAAGAATGTAATATTTGGAGGAAGATTATCCGAATACAGATATTACGACATGCATCAGATAATTGCCATAGCTTTAAAAAGATCTAAAACAGAACTGAATAATGATTAA
- a CDS encoding glycosyltransferase family 9 protein: MRILVIQQKRIGDVLTSTIICNNLKTKYPDSIIDYMCYPNSVDVLKENKNIDNIIPLSNKVRKSTPSLFKFIFQIRRNKYDAVIDVYSKLETNLITLFSGAKYKVSYRKWYTKICYNYTYERLDAVESEHGLAIENRLMLLKPFISEKITDVKPKIFLKESEIDDAKKLLKSYQVDTEKPLIMFGILGSEVYKTYPLEGMAKIIDFTVAKTNATIIFNYIPDQKEQALEVYNHCSAETKKHIVFDLYCTELRPFLALLSQCEMLIGNEGGAVNMAKALEIPTFSIFTPSVRKETWQIFENEAKNFSIHLKDLKPEIYKQHTEQYIKDHTFEYYDEYPLTLMLEKLDTYFQEYKN; this comes from the coding sequence ATGAGAATATTAGTCATTCAGCAAAAAAGAATTGGAGATGTATTAACGAGCACCATAATCTGTAATAATCTAAAAACCAAATACCCGGATTCGATTATCGATTATATGTGTTACCCAAATTCTGTCGATGTACTAAAAGAGAACAAGAATATTGATAACATTATTCCTTTATCCAACAAGGTTAGAAAATCAACTCCTTCTCTGTTTAAATTTATTTTTCAAATCCGACGCAATAAATACGATGCTGTTATTGACGTTTATTCTAAGCTGGAAACTAATTTAATTACGTTATTTTCGGGTGCAAAATATAAGGTTTCGTATCGTAAATGGTACACTAAAATATGCTACAATTACACTTATGAACGCTTAGATGCTGTAGAATCAGAACACGGATTGGCCATTGAAAATCGTTTAATGCTTCTAAAACCGTTCATTTCTGAAAAGATTACAGATGTAAAACCAAAAATCTTTTTAAAAGAATCTGAAATTGATGATGCCAAAAAGCTTCTGAAAAGCTATCAGGTTGATACGGAAAAGCCATTAATCATGTTTGGAATTTTGGGAAGCGAAGTTTACAAGACATATCCTTTGGAAGGAATGGCTAAAATTATCGATTTTACAGTTGCTAAAACCAATGCCACTATTATTTTCAACTATATTCCGGATCAAAAAGAACAGGCTCTCGAAGTATACAATCATTGCAGTGCCGAAACTAAAAAACACATCGTTTTTGATTTGTACTGTACTGAACTAAGACCTTTTCTGGCTTTACTTTCACAATGCGAAATGTTGATTGGAAATGAAGGAGGAGCCGTGAATATGGCCAAAGCACTTGAAATTCCAACCTTCTCCATATTCACACCATCTGTTAGAAAAGAGACCTGGCAAATATTTGAAAATGAAGCCAAAAACTTCTCCATTCACTTAAAAGATTTAAAACCGGAAATATACAAGCAGCACACCGAACAATACATAAAAGATCATACTTTTGAGTACTACGATGAGTACCCTTTAACTTTAATGCTTGAAAAACTGGATACTTATTTTCAGGAGTATAAAAATTGA
- a CDS encoding PAS domain-containing protein, which yields MNQENQLRTPVAVIDKEVTWDKTQVIMSKTNAFGIIEYANEVFVDVCGYEDYELMGQPHNIIRHPDMPKVIFKVLWENLKNGKNFHAIVKNLAKSGRYYWVITDFEIAKDENGVIVNYFGRRQAVPQEVIALHIEPLYKKLLQIEAASGMEFSEKYLIGFLEEKKRTYVEYIKELIYEHEKSQAKFAQYEVQENDEEEERGFFRRLFNR from the coding sequence ATGAATCAAGAAAATCAACTCCGAACGCCTGTTGCAGTAATCGATAAAGAAGTCACGTGGGACAAAACACAAGTGATTATGAGTAAAACAAATGCTTTTGGTATTATTGAATATGCCAATGAAGTATTTGTAGATGTATGCGGTTATGAAGATTATGAGTTAATGGGGCAGCCACACAATATTATACGTCATCCGGATATGCCAAAGGTTATTTTTAAAGTGCTTTGGGAGAATCTTAAAAACGGAAAGAACTTTCATGCTATTGTTAAGAATTTAGCGAAGTCAGGACGTTACTATTGGGTTATTACCGATTTTGAGATTGCAAAAGACGAGAACGGAGTTATTGTAAATTATTTTGGAAGACGACAAGCAGTCCCACAAGAAGTAATTGCCTTGCATATTGAACCGCTATACAAAAAACTGTTACAGATCGAGGCTGCAAGCGGTATGGAGTTTAGCGAGAAGTATCTTATTGGATTTCTGGAGGAAAAGAAAAGAACTTATGTTGAATATATTAAGGAGTTAATCTATGAACATGAGAAATCGCAGGCAAAATTTGCTCAATATGAAGTGCAGGAAAATGATGAAGAGGAGGAAAGAGGTTTTTTTAGAAGACTGTTTAACAGATAG
- a CDS encoding glycosyltransferase family 2 protein: MSEELMNTTDREKLSVLIITLNEEQHIKSLLEDIDFADEILVVDSYSTDRTLNIIESFKNVKVIQNPFVNYTSQRNFAIDQAKNSWILFIDADERLTPELKLEIAATINQKDAASAYFIYRTFMFKNRKLHFSGWQTDKIFRLFNKTNCRYNQDRMVHEKLIVNGTISTLKNKIIHFSYTSFSDYKAKMYSYGVLKANEKQKKGQKSSRLLMIFHPVYTFLYQFLIRLGFLDGAKGITICYLNAYSVFIRYKELSRITSSRT; the protein is encoded by the coding sequence ATGAGTGAAGAACTTATGAATACTACCGACAGGGAAAAATTGTCCGTTTTGATTATTACGCTTAATGAAGAACAGCATATAAAATCATTACTGGAAGATATCGATTTTGCCGATGAAATCCTTGTAGTAGACTCGTACAGTACCGATCGGACGCTGAACATAATTGAATCTTTTAAAAACGTAAAAGTAATCCAGAATCCCTTCGTTAATTACACTTCACAACGTAATTTTGCGATTGATCAGGCAAAAAACTCCTGGATCTTATTCATTGATGCCGATGAAAGATTAACTCCGGAACTGAAACTGGAAATCGCAGCCACCATCAATCAAAAAGATGCGGCAAGCGCCTATTTCATTTACAGAACTTTTATGTTCAAAAATCGTAAGCTTCATTTTAGCGGCTGGCAAACGGATAAAATTTTCAGGCTTTTTAACAAAACAAACTGTCGGTATAATCAGGACAGAATGGTACATGAAAAACTGATCGTGAACGGGACGATTTCAACTTTAAAGAATAAGATCATTCATTTCTCCTATACTTCTTTTTCTGACTACAAAGCAAAAATGTATAGTTACGGGGTTTTAAAGGCCAATGAAAAACAAAAAAAAGGACAGAAATCATCTCGTCTATTGATGATTTTCCATCCTGTTTATACTTTTTTGTATCAGTTTTTAATTCGTTTGGGCTTTTTAGACGGAGCCAAAGGAATCACGATATGTTATCTAAATGCTTACAGCGTTTTTATCCGCTATAAAGAACTATCACGAATTACTTCTTCCAGAACTTAA
- the ruvX gene encoding Holliday junction resolvase RuvX, with amino-acid sequence MPRILSIDYGQKRTGIAVTDEMQIIASGLTTIPTNTLIDFLKDYFAKEKVEAVLIGEPKQMNGQPSESASVIKGFVTHFTNIFPDMKVVRVDERFTSKMAFQTMIDSGLSKKQRQNKGLIDEISATIMLQDYLSSKRF; translated from the coding sequence ATGCCAAGAATTCTTTCTATAGACTACGGACAAAAGCGCACCGGAATTGCTGTTACTGATGAAATGCAGATTATTGCTTCAGGTTTAACAACAATACCAACCAATACCCTTATTGATTTTCTGAAAGATTATTTTGCAAAAGAAAAGGTTGAAGCCGTTTTAATTGGCGAGCCCAAACAAATGAATGGTCAGCCATCAGAGAGTGCTTCGGTTATTAAAGGGTTTGTAACTCATTTTACCAATATTTTTCCTGATATGAAAGTAGTTCGTGTCGACGAACGTTTTACGTCAAAAATGGCCTTTCAAACGATGATCGATAGCGGACTCAGTAAAAAACAGCGCCAGAATAAAGGTTTAATCGATGAAATTTCGGCTACAATTATGCTTCAGGACTATCTCTCGTCAAAACGTTTTTAA
- a CDS encoding 2,3,4,5-tetrahydropyridine-2,6-dicarboxylate N-succinyltransferase: MNSLQTIIEQAWENRALLQETTTTDAIREVIELIDAGKLRCAEPVGDKWQVNEWVKKAVVMYFPIQKMETWESGIFEYHDKMLLKKGYAEKGIRVVPNAVARYGAYISSGVILMPSYVNIGAYVDEGTMVDTWATVGSCAQIGKNVHLSGGVGIGGVLEPLQAAPVIIEDGAFIGSRCIVVEGVHVGKEAVLGANVCLTASTKIIDVTGDEPVEMKGFVPARSVVIPGSYTKKFAAGEFQVPCALIIGTRKPSTDLKTSLNNALREYDVAV, encoded by the coding sequence ATGAATTCTTTACAGACTATAATAGAACAAGCTTGGGAAAACAGAGCTTTATTACAAGAAACAACCACAACTGATGCTATCAGAGAAGTTATTGAATTGATTGATGCAGGAAAATTACGTTGCGCTGAACCTGTTGGTGACAAGTGGCAGGTAAACGAATGGGTTAAGAAAGCTGTTGTAATGTATTTCCCGATTCAAAAAATGGAAACATGGGAATCCGGTATTTTCGAATACCACGACAAAATGTTGCTGAAAAAAGGTTATGCTGAAAAAGGAATTCGTGTAGTACCTAATGCAGTAGCCCGCTACGGAGCTTATATTTCAAGCGGTGTAATTTTGATGCCAAGTTATGTAAACATTGGTGCTTATGTTGATGAAGGTACCATGGTTGATACATGGGCGACTGTTGGAAGCTGTGCTCAAATTGGTAAAAATGTTCACTTAAGCGGTGGTGTTGGTATCGGTGGTGTTTTAGAGCCATTACAAGCTGCTCCGGTTATTATTGAAGATGGTGCTTTTATCGGTTCTCGTTGTATTGTAGTAGAAGGAGTTCACGTAGGTAAAGAAGCTGTTCTTGGTGCTAATGTTTGTTTGACTGCTTCCACAAAAATTATCGATGTAACTGGTGATGAACCTGTTGAAATGAAAGGTTTTGTTCCTGCTCGCTCTGTCGTGATTCCGGGAAGTTACACTAAAAAATTCGCTGCAGGTGAATTTCAAGTACCATGTGCATTAATCATTGGTACTCGTAAACCATCAACGGATTTAAAAACTTCATTAAACAATGCACTTCGTGAATACGATGTTGCTGTTTAA
- a CDS encoding glycosyltransferase family 2 protein, with protein sequence MEISGLVITYNEEKNIGKCIDALFRVCNEVIVVDSLSTDNTVKIAEEKGAKVVLQSFLGDGPQRIHGLPYCKNDWILNLDADEILAEDAEKFILSGQYEKQNFDVYAFSLYNYMGCKLINFAGWYPDKTSRFFNKQTASPSKDSVHQKVLGTNKTHLKVHIHHYAWDCFGQFISKKNLYSTWHAQQLYDQNKRVNSFKPILNGTVSFIRCYFFKKGFLHGLDGFTFSMTQAFFSYMKYAKLLKLQKQNK encoded by the coding sequence ATGGAAATTAGTGGATTAGTAATAACGTATAATGAAGAAAAAAACATTGGTAAATGTATAGATGCGCTGTTCAGGGTTTGTAACGAAGTAATTGTTGTAGATTCGTTAAGTACAGATAATACAGTGAAAATTGCCGAAGAAAAAGGGGCTAAGGTTGTTTTGCAGAGCTTTTTAGGCGACGGACCTCAGAGAATTCACGGTCTTCCTTATTGTAAAAATGACTGGATTTTAAATTTAGATGCTGATGAGATTTTGGCCGAAGATGCCGAAAAATTTATATTATCAGGCCAATATGAGAAACAGAATTTTGATGTGTATGCCTTCTCTCTGTATAATTATATGGGCTGTAAGCTTATTAATTTCGCAGGTTGGTACCCTGATAAAACTTCACGATTTTTTAACAAACAAACCGCTTCTCCTTCAAAAGATAGTGTACATCAAAAAGTTTTGGGTACTAATAAGACCCACTTAAAAGTTCATATACATCATTATGCCTGGGACTGTTTTGGACAATTTATCAGTAAGAAAAACTTATATTCAACCTGGCATGCCCAGCAGCTTTACGACCAGAATAAAAGAGTCAACAGCTTTAAACCTATATTAAACGGGACAGTTTCTTTTATTAGATGTTATTTTTTTAAAAAAGGCTTTTTACACGGATTAGACGGTTTCACCTTTTCAATGACTCAGGCTTTCTTTTCTTATATGAAATATGCTAAGCTTTTGAAACTTCAAAAACAGAATAAATAA
- a CDS encoding polysaccharide deacetylase family protein, with protein MSKLPILMYHNVVEDEAKSVDLSVSVAKLESQFKFLHDNNYTTFHFKDLENLKELPSKSIIITFDDVTECQLLYAVPLLEKYQLKASFFIPFSYVGNFDYWIEGKEKIMSVEQLKGLNPDLIELGYHSFEHKRYSSLSKEELEADFAKSNAFILDNQLDIKPVLAYPFGNYAKKHSEFAVFENMMRDNGIKYGLRIGNRVNNFPFKNNYLVKRIDIKGEDSLFRFKLKLKIGKLKLF; from the coding sequence ATGTCAAAGCTGCCAATTTTAATGTATCATAACGTTGTTGAAGACGAAGCCAAGTCTGTGGATTTAAGTGTTTCTGTAGCAAAATTAGAATCACAATTTAAATTTTTACATGATAACAATTACACGACATTTCATTTTAAAGATTTAGAAAATTTAAAAGAACTTCCTTCAAAAAGCATTATAATCACTTTTGATGATGTTACCGAGTGCCAGTTGTTGTATGCGGTGCCTTTGCTTGAAAAATACCAATTAAAAGCCTCTTTTTTTATACCATTTTCTTATGTTGGAAATTTTGATTATTGGATAGAAGGAAAAGAAAAAATTATGAGTGTCGAACAGCTAAAAGGGTTGAATCCTGATCTTATTGAGCTGGGGTATCACTCTTTTGAACATAAAAGATACAGTTCGTTGTCTAAAGAAGAGTTAGAGGCTGATTTTGCGAAGTCTAATGCCTTTATTTTGGATAATCAATTAGATATAAAACCTGTCCTGGCGTATCCTTTTGGGAATTATGCCAAGAAACATTCTGAGTTTGCTGTTTTTGAAAATATGATGCGGGATAACGGTATAAAATACGGTTTGAGAATAGGCAACAGAGTGAATAATTTTCCCTTTAAAAATAACTATTTGGTAAAGAGAATAGACATAAAAGGGGAAGATAGTTTGTTTAGATTTAAACTAAAATTGAAAATAGGTAAGCTTAAATTATTTTAA
- a CDS encoding Kdo domain containing protein, which yields MISKFRFSTAVKSSRDILSFIKDFNTSGELFGNGDRNVIKLFDLEEKKINIKSFKIPNLINKIAYRYFRKSKARRSYEYATILLERGIGTPQPIAFLENFNFVGLRDSYYASEHLTTDLTYRELVEIPDYPDRDNILRQFTRFSFGLHEKGIEFLDHSPGNTLIKKKQDGNYEFFLVDLNRMEFHESMSFEMRMKNLCRLTPLKEMVAVMSNEYAKFYKEESEQRIFQTLWKYTADFQEKFYRKKRLKKKLKFWKK from the coding sequence ATGATTTCAAAATTTAGATTTTCAACAGCAGTAAAAAGTTCCAGAGACATCCTGTCTTTTATTAAAGATTTTAATACTTCAGGTGAGTTGTTTGGAAATGGAGACCGAAATGTTATTAAGTTGTTTGATCTTGAGGAGAAAAAAATCAACATTAAATCCTTTAAAATTCCGAACTTAATTAATAAAATTGCTTACCGCTATTTTAGAAAATCAAAGGCGAGACGTTCGTACGAATATGCTACAATTTTGTTAGAAAGAGGTATTGGAACTCCACAGCCCATAGCGTTTTTGGAGAACTTTAATTTTGTAGGTCTGAGAGACAGTTATTATGCAAGCGAACATTTAACAACAGATTTAACTTATAGAGAACTTGTAGAAATTCCGGATTACCCTGATCGTGATAATATCTTGAGACAGTTTACCCGATTTAGTTTTGGTCTTCATGAAAAAGGAATCGAATTTTTAGATCACTCACCCGGAAATACATTGATTAAAAAGAAACAGGACGGAAATTATGAATTCTTTTTGGTCGATTTAAACCGAATGGAATTTCATGAATCAATGAGTTTTGAAATGCGTATGAAAAACTTATGCCGTCTGACTCCTTTAAAAGAGATGGTAGCGGTTATGAGTAACGAGTATGCAAAGTTTTATAAAGAAGAATCTGAGCAAAGAATATTTCAAACTTTGTGGAAATATACGGCTGATTTTCAGGAGAAATTTTACAGGAAAAAGCGCTTAAAAAAGAAACTTAAGTTCTGGAAGAAGTAA
- a CDS encoding glycosyltransferase family 2 protein, translating to MQISGLVITFNEEKNIGKCIDALLKVCDEVIVVDSFSKDRTVEIAKEKGAIVVEQAFLGDGPQRTHGLPYCKNDWILNLDADEFLDKDAEKFITDKKYLEGNYDAFSFRVKNFLGDKLIDFSGWYPDQKVRFFNKQTAHPSDSKVHQKIITQNEKKVSVHLLHYGWDSLDQIIAKKNQYSGWHAQQLFDQGKRITAIKPVINGAVAFIRCYFFKKGIFNGIDGLSIAMIQSFFSYMKYAKLLKLQKKLK from the coding sequence ATGCAGATTAGTGGTCTAGTTATTACTTTCAATGAAGAGAAAAATATCGGTAAATGTATAGATGCTTTACTAAAAGTGTGTGATGAAGTAATTGTAGTAGATTCGTTTAGTAAAGATCGTACTGTTGAAATTGCCAAAGAAAAAGGCGCAATTGTTGTAGAACAAGCTTTTTTAGGTGATGGTCCGCAACGTACACATGGTTTGCCATATTGCAAAAATGATTGGATCTTGAATCTTGATGCCGATGAGTTTTTGGATAAAGATGCAGAGAAATTTATAACAGATAAAAAGTACCTTGAGGGAAATTATGACGCTTTTAGTTTCAGAGTAAAAAACTTTCTGGGCGATAAACTTATTGATTTTTCAGGATGGTATCCGGATCAAAAAGTCCGTTTTTTTAATAAACAAACAGCGCATCCGTCTGATTCTAAGGTGCATCAGAAGATAATTACTCAAAATGAGAAAAAAGTTTCCGTACACCTCTTGCACTATGGTTGGGATTCTTTGGATCAAATTATTGCAAAAAAGAATCAATATTCAGGCTGGCATGCACAACAATTGTTCGATCAGGGGAAAAGAATAACCGCAATTAAGCCAGTTATTAATGGAGCTGTTGCGTTTATCAGATGCTACTTTTTTAAGAAAGGTATTTTTAATGGCATAGACGGGTTGTCAATAGCGATGATTCAGAGTTTCTTTTCTTATATGAAATATGCTAAGCTTTTAAAACTTCAAAAAAAGCTAAAATAG
- a CDS encoding malate:quinone oxidoreductase: MSDKTIRSNSEVVLIGAGIMSATLGVILKELQPDIKIEIYERLDVAAAESSDAWNNAGTGHSAFCELNYTPEKADGSIDPKKAISIAESFEISRQFWSYLVEQKKVPSPDNFIKSVPHMSFVWGDKNVEYLKKRFEALQNNPIFSQMEFSSDFEQLKKWMPLVMEGRDANEKLAATHMEIGTDVNFGALTRSMFNYLATLDGVSLHFNHEVKKLKQREDKSWRIKITDIATGDVRKAYTKFVFIGAGGGSLPLLEKANVPEGDGYGGFPVSGQWLKCTNPEVIAKHQAKVYGKASVGAPPMSVPHIDTRVIDGEKALLFGPFAGFSTRFLKNGSYLDLPLSIKPNNLIPMLSAGYHNIPLTKYLIEQVRQSPKDRMKALREYLPTARSKDWKLERAGQRVQVIKKDENGGGVLEFGTEVISTHDGSLAVLLGASPGASTAVGIMVDLISRCFTNQIKTPEWQSKMKTMIPSYGQTLNDKPELLAELRKHTSEVLKLKNS, encoded by the coding sequence ATGTCTGACAAAACAATACGTTCTAATAGTGAAGTAGTGCTTATTGGAGCGGGAATTATGAGTGCCACTCTTGGAGTAATTTTGAAAGAATTACAACCTGATATAAAAATTGAAATTTACGAAAGATTAGATGTTGCTGCCGCAGAAAGTTCAGATGCATGGAATAATGCAGGAACAGGGCACTCTGCCTTTTGTGAATTAAATTACACTCCTGAAAAGGCTGACGGAAGTATTGATCCGAAAAAAGCGATAAGTATTGCAGAATCTTTTGAGATTTCACGCCAGTTCTGGTCCTATTTAGTAGAGCAGAAAAAGGTACCATCTCCTGACAATTTTATTAAAAGTGTTCCTCATATGAGTTTTGTATGGGGAGATAAAAATGTGGAGTATCTTAAAAAGAGATTTGAAGCATTACAAAATAATCCTATTTTTTCTCAAATGGAATTTAGTTCTGATTTTGAGCAATTGAAAAAATGGATGCCGCTTGTTATGGAAGGCAGAGATGCTAACGAGAAACTGGCAGCTACCCATATGGAAATAGGTACCGATGTGAATTTTGGGGCTTTAACCAGAAGCATGTTCAATTATTTAGCGACACTTGATGGTGTTTCTTTGCACTTTAATCATGAAGTTAAAAAACTAAAACAACGTGAAGATAAATCATGGCGTATCAAAATCACCGATATTGCTACCGGCGATGTAAGAAAAGCTTATACTAAGTTTGTATTTATCGGAGCGGGTGGAGGTTCATTGCCTTTATTAGAAAAAGCAAATGTACCGGAAGGAGATGGTTACGGAGGTTTTCCGGTAAGTGGACAATGGTTAAAATGTACCAATCCTGAAGTAATTGCAAAACATCAGGCAAAAGTTTACGGAAAAGCAAGCGTTGGAGCACCTCCAATGTCTGTACCACATATTGATACCCGTGTAATTGATGGCGAAAAAGCATTGCTTTTTGGTCCGTTTGCAGGGTTTTCAACACGCTTCCTGAAAAATGGTTCTTACTTAGATTTACCATTATCTATAAAACCGAACAACTTAATTCCGATGTTGTCTGCAGGATATCATAATATTCCTTTGACTAAATATTTGATTGAGCAGGTACGTCAGTCTCCTAAAGACAGAATGAAAGCATTACGTGAGTATTTGCCAACAGCACGTTCTAAAGACTGGAAACTGGAAAGAGCCGGACAACGTGTTCAGGTAATTAAAAAAGATGAAAACGGTGGTGGAGTTTTAGAGTTTGGTACTGAGGTGATTAGTACGCACGACGGAAGTCTGGCAGTGTTGTTGGGAGCTTCTCCGGGAGCATCAACTGCAGTGGGTATTATGGTTGATTTGATCAGCAGATGTTTTACCAATCAGATTAAAACACCGGAATGGCAGTCAAAAATGAAAACGATGATTCCTTCTTACGGTCAGACTTTAAATGATAAACCGGAACTTTTAGCCGAGCTTAGAAAACATACTTCTGAAGTTTTAAAACTAAAAAATAGTTAA